Proteins co-encoded in one Balearica regulorum gibbericeps isolate bBalReg1 chromosome 24, bBalReg1.pri, whole genome shotgun sequence genomic window:
- the LOC104634476 gene encoding keratin, type I cytoskeletal 19: MACYSFRQTSSSVAGGPGGSSARFGGGCFRAPSIHGGSGGRGVSVSSARFVSSGLGSGLGGGYGSSFSSSFSGGYGGGLGIGDGLLSGNEKATMQSLNERLASYLDKVRALEEANSDLETKIRDWYQKQGPVPARDYSPYYKTIEDLRDKILDATIVNAKIVLQIDNARLAADDFKTKFETEQALRMNVEADINGLRRVLDELTLARTDLELQIENLKEELAYLKKNHEEEMSALGGQVAGQVSVELDSAPGIDLSKILADMRDQYEHMAEKNRKDAEAWFHNKTEELNREVAVNTEQLQSSKSEVTDLRRSLQGLEIELQSQLNMKAALESTLADTEGRYSAQLAQIQGLVGSVEAQLAELRADMERQNSEYKILMDIKTRLEQEIATYRQLLEGQESRMFGSLSETADKRDKLADGK, encoded by the exons ATGGCCTGTTACAGCTTCAGGCAAACTTCCTCTTCTGTGGCAGGGGGACCCGGTGGCTCCTCGGCCCGTTTCGGTGGTGGTTGCTTTAGGGCTCCAAGCATCCACGGGGGATCTGGTGGCAGGGGTGTGTCAGTCTCTTCTGCTAGATTTGTCTCTTCTGGCCTGGGAAGCGGGCTGGGTGGTGGGTATGGCAGtagtttcagcagcagctttagTGGTGGCTATGGCGGTGGTTTGGGTATCGGTGATGGCCTCCTCTCGGGAAACGAAAAGGCAACTATGCAAAGCCTGAACGAACGCCTCGCGTCCTACCTGGACAAAGTGCGTGCACTCGAAGAGGCAAACTCTGATCTTGAAACTAAAATTCGAGACTGGTACCAAAAACAAGGCCCAGTCCCAGCTCGGGACTACAGTCCTTATTACAAGACTATTGAAGACCTTCGAGACAAG ATCCTTGATGCCACTATCGTCAACGCGAAGATTGTCTTGCAGATTGACAatgccaggctggctgctgaCGACTTCAAAACCAA gtTTGAAACAGAGCAAGCTCTTCGCATGAATGTGGAGGCTGACATCAACGGGCTGCGCAGGGTCCTGGATGAGCTCACCCTGGCTAGAACGGACCTGGAGCTGCAGATTGAAAACTTAAAGGAGGAGCTGGCTTACCTAAAGAAAAACCACGAGGAG GAAATGAGTGCCCTGGGAGGGCAAGTAGCTGGCCAAGTCAGTGTTGAACTGGACTCTGCTCCAGGCATTGACCTGTCCAAGATCCTGGCTGATATGAGAGATCAGTATGAACACATGGCTGAGAAGAACAGGAAGGATGCTGAGGCCTGGTTCCACAACAAG acTGAAGAGCTGAACCGTGAAGTTGCTGTCAATACTGAAcaactgcagagcagcaagTCTGAAGTCACTGACCTGAGACGTTCCCTCCAAGGGCTGGAAATAGAACTTCAGTCCCAGCTCAACATG AAAGCCGCGCTGGAGAGCACCTTGGCAGACACGGAAGGGCGTTACAGTGCCCAGCTGGCACAGATCCAGGGCCTGGTTGGCAGCGTGGAGGCACAGCTGGCTGAGCTCCGAGCTGATATGGAGCGCCAGAACAGTGAATACAAGATCCTCATGGATATCAAGACTCGACTGGAGCAAGAGATCGCTACTTATCGACAACTCCTGGAAGGCCAGGAGTCCCG GATGTTTGGCTCCCTTTCTGAAACAGCCG ACAAAAGAGACAAGCTGGCAGATGGAAAATAG